The following is a genomic window from Corynebacterium incognita.
TGGATGTGAAGGGGGAGGATCCCGTCACGGGCGCGCGCCGCGAGTTGGCCGAGGAGGCCGGGGTCAGCGCGCAAAAGTGGGGACTGCTGACGGATTTGGTCACTTCCCCCGGGTTCTGCGAGGAGACTGTGCGGGTGTTCCTGGCCCAGGATCTCGGTTCCGCGGAGCGCCTGCAGGACACCGGCGACGAGGAAGCAGACATGGACGTCGAGTGGGTGTCGCTGGACCAGGCCCGTGACATGATCTTCCGCGGCGACGTGGTCAATTCGATTGCTATTGCCGGCATTTTCGCAGCCAGTGAGGTGCTCGCCGGGCGGGCGGAGGCACGGCCTGCCGACGCCCCGTTTGACCTGCGGCCGACATCTATCGCAGCGCGGCGCCCGGGCCCGGATCTGAAGGTGGTTGCTTCTGACTCTTCCGGAATGCGATGAGCCGTCACTCTCCTGAGCAGGTGATGAACACCTGGCTCAACCACCTTGCCGTCGAACGCGGCGTGTCCACGAATACGCTGTCTAACTACCGCCGCGACGCGCGCCGTTACGTCTCGTGGTTGGAGGACGCGGGGTTAAAGGATCTCCGGGACGTGATGGCCACCCATCTCGAGGCCTACGTGTCTGACCTGCGCACGGGCGCGCACGGAGGAACGCCGCTGGCGGCGTCGTCGGCGGGGCGGGCACTGGTGGTAGCACGGGGCTTGCACCGCTTCGCCGCGGCGGAAGGAATCGTGGATCTCGACGTGGCCGCCGAGGTCGCGCCGCCGGCCAAGGCCGAACACCTCCCGGATACCTTGAGCGTGGACGAGGTCGCGGCCCTCCTTGACGCGGTACCCAGCGGGGACGTCGCCACGCCGGTGGACCTGCGGGACAAGGCGCTCCTGGAACTGCTCTATGGCACCGGTGCCCGAATCACGGAAGCGCTGGACCTGGCAGTCGACGATGTCACGGATGTAGATGGTGTGCTGCGCCTGGTGGGTAAGGGAAATAAGCAGCGGCTCGTCCCTGTGGGCAGCGTGGCGCTCGCTGCGCTAGAGGCGTACCTCGTCCGCGCCCGGCCCGTGCTGTCCCAAGGAAAGACCGCGGCCTTGTTCCTCAACACCCGCGGCGGTGCCCTGTCACGGCAAAGCGCCTGGGGTATCGTCCGCGGCGCTGCGCAACGCGCGGGGATCAAGCAGAAGATCTCTCCGCATACCCTGCGGCATTCATATGCCACGCACTTGCTGGCTGGCGGTGCAGACGTGCGCACGGTCCAAGAATTGCTGGGGCATTCGTCAGTGACGACGACGCAGATTTATACCCATGTGAGCCCCGAAAGCCTCAAGGAAGTGTGGCGTACCGCGCATCCCCGCGCCTGACGCCGCCGACGGATATGGGCGGCACGCGCGGGGTGTGTTCACACCCGCGCGGTGAATCGCTAAAATAGGACGAATGAAAATGTCGCGTATTATCTCCGGGACTTCTATCGCCGCGCTGGCCGCCGGCCTGCTTGTGGTCACCGCCCCGGGCATGCTGCCGGGCGAGGTCATGCCAGTTGCGTCCGCTCAAATACCTGAGGGGATGAGCGAGTCGGACATCTCTGCGCTTCTGGGCGGGCCGATTGCCGTTCCGGCTGGGCAAACCACAGTGGTTGACCTCGGCGTTCCGGTATCTGCGAACTATTCCGGTGGCGGCTGGAGCGTCTCCTCCACAGGCAGTGGCGTGAGCGTGACTGCGCCGGCTGATGGTGGACAGGTCTCCGTGCCGGTGAGCGCCGGCGGCCGCTCTGCCACCGTTACCCTCGTGGCTGATTCAGGTGCGTCCGCGCCTGGGGCCGGCGATGACGGCGACGAGCATGGCGGCGGATCCGGCGTCACCTTCGGGGACACCGATGCCGGTCGCTATCGCGACAACGGCGCGGGAAGTTCCGGCAAGGACGGTTCTAGTAAGGGCGGTTCTGATAAGGGCTCGGGGTCTGGCAGTTCTGCTGGCAATGACAGTACGACCGGCGGTGGCGCGAACGGCGGTGCTGGGAGTGGCGCTGGCGCGGTGAGCCCGGAGGAGAACGAGAAGCTACCAGAGGTGCCGGGAAAGACTCCGGAACGCAAGCCCGCTGCCAAGGTCAGCGAGGAAGGCGCGGAGTATATCGAGTTGGAGGCGGAGATCGCCGATGGTGCGATTACCGCAAAGCTCGGCATACGCGAGGCGCTCGAGCTCTACAACCGCTTCAAGGGACTGGAGGACGAGGGTCTGAAGCTGCGTTACGTGGACG
Proteins encoded in this region:
- a CDS encoding NUDIX domain-containing protein, whose product is MAHHEFTTVGSELLMDAPILAVRRDEVVMPGGNTAYREVVEHMGAVAVVAVNADGNIAMVRQYRHSVGQRLWELPAGLLDVKGEDPVTGARRELAEEAGVSAQKWGLLTDLVTSPGFCEETVRVFLAQDLGSAERLQDTGDEEADMDVEWVSLDQARDMIFRGDVVNSIAIAGIFAASEVLAGRAEARPADAPFDLRPTSIAARRPGPDLKVVASDSSGMR
- the xerD gene encoding site-specific tyrosine recombinase XerD, whose amino-acid sequence is MSRHSPEQVMNTWLNHLAVERGVSTNTLSNYRRDARRYVSWLEDAGLKDLRDVMATHLEAYVSDLRTGAHGGTPLAASSAGRALVVARGLHRFAAAEGIVDLDVAAEVAPPAKAEHLPDTLSVDEVAALLDAVPSGDVATPVDLRDKALLELLYGTGARITEALDLAVDDVTDVDGVLRLVGKGNKQRLVPVGSVALAALEAYLVRARPVLSQGKTAALFLNTRGGALSRQSAWGIVRGAAQRAGIKQKISPHTLRHSYATHLLAGGADVRTVQELLGHSSVTTTQIYTHVSPESLKEVWRTAHPRA